The Mustelus asterias chromosome 18, sMusAst1.hap1.1, whole genome shotgun sequence genome has a window encoding:
- the ccdc177 gene encoding coiled-coil domain-containing protein 177, giving the protein MGGEGDPPPAGSELAGAEMRQDSPRLRLDLDNFNSAEAEGSRYVLTSPRSLEACARCGVRPVELLHKSINELAKEAPARSMRVAAGLYEVYERERQRKLRDCREEREKIIREERRRRRACSTVRNSLPSSPAPRTKRTQALDLSRTKSHSTEYLQKKQDSNSTITSSDSGASSSFSGDTCKDRQGWLKVSPRGKAVTELHTPMGKSLSLGDLCHSPQTTQKVAKIVRELKKKGHAEVSERDRKIAALMLARHQEETLMSHQSHRAQVEWETHRRREATRREMEERERQRAVLQCQKMWESRLEARRTKQSQEQKEAAILKQQQALLQEEKWRLLAGNQEQQRKGRLEHAKLEAQEKKIHQEEHLRSKELEMKMDLEFKEQILHQKLTLAKEKKVEMEVKQVREKKLTNMVERLKHEAALKEIAKEMAMERKMLRKSLDQRLARSQENFEQLLEKRNRDLKERSTKEELQIRRARIAAEQHEKEHKEHLEALARAAERKIQHAAQVAQEKIQQISRRAVESRVERERIHRLNKLKLEEDEESKRREIQHSITKKLEKSERIFRERQIALENSRSLARASFQIRDKVRSEINTRTFDKMALEAELHAHLDKK; this is encoded by the coding sequence CTGGACAACTTCAACAGCGCTGAGGCAGAGGGCAGCCGCTACGTGTTGACCAGCCCCCGCTCGCTGGAGGCCTGCGCCCGTTGCGGGGTCCGGCCAGTCGAGCTGCTCCACAAGAGCATCAACGAGCTTGCCAAGGAAGCCCCCGCCAGGTCCATGAGGGTGGCCGCGGGGCTGTACGAGGTGtacgagagggagaggcagaggaagctgcGAGACTGCAGGGAGGAACGGGAAAAGATTATccgggaggagaggaggaggaggagggcgtgtAGTACAGTCCGGAACAGCCTGCCCTCCTCCCCAGCTCCCAGGACTAAGAGGACCCAGGCCCTGGACCTCAGCAGAACCAAGAGTCACTCCACTGAGTATCTGCAAAAGAAGCAGGACAGCAACTCGACAATCACGTCCTCCGACTCTggcgcctcctcctccttcagtgGAGACACCTGCAAGGACAGGCAGGGCTGGCTGAAGGTCAGCCCCAGGGGTAAGGCAGTGACCGAGCTCCATACCCCCATGGGCAAAAGCCTCAGCCTGGGCGACCTCTGCCACTCGCCGCAGACCACCCAGAAAGTGGCCAAGATCGTGCGGGAGCTGAAGAAGAAGGGGCACGCCGAGGTGTCGGAGAGGGACAGGAAGATCGCCGCCCTCATGCTGGCCAGGCACCAGGAGGAGACACTGATGAGTCACCAGAGCCACCGGgcccaggtggagtgggagacgcACCGGAGGCGGGAGGCCACGCGGCGGGAGATGGAGGAGCGCGAGAGGCAGCGGGCAGTGCTGCAGTGCCAGAAGatgtgggagagcaggctggaggCCAGGCGCACCAAGCAGAgccaggagcagaaggaggcagcCATTCTCAAACAGCAGCAAGCCCTCCTGCAGGAGGAGAAGTGGAGGCTGCTGGCGGGTAACCAGGAGCAGCAGAGGAAAGGCAGGCTGGAGCACGCCAAGCTCGAGGCACAGGAGAAGAAGATCCACCAGGAGGAGCACCTGCGGAGCAAGGAGTTGGAGATGAAAATGGACCTGGAGTTTAAGGAGCAGATCCTGCACCAGAAGTTGACCCTGGCTAAGGAGAAGAAAGTGGAGATGGAGGTGAAGCAGGTGAGGGAGAAAAAACTCACAAACATGGTGGAGAGGTTGAAGCACGAAGCCGCCTTGAAAGAGATCGCTAAGGAAATGGCAATGGAGAGGAAGATGCTGAGGAAGTCCCTGGATCAAAGGCTGGCCAGGTCGCAGGAAAACTTTGAGCAGCTGCTGGAGAAGAGGAACCGCGACCTGAAGGAGAGGTCCACCAAAGAGGAACTGCAGATCCGAAGGGCGAGGATAGCAGCGGAGCAGCACGAGAAGGAACACAAGGAGCACCTGGAAGCCCTGGCCCGGGCGGCGGAGAGGAAGATCCAGCACGCGGCGCAGGTAGCCCAGGAGAAGATCCAGCAGATCAGCCGCAGGGCCGTCGAGAGCAGGGTCGAGAGGGAGAGGATTCACCGGCTCAACAAGCTCAAGCTGGAGGAAGACGAGGAGTCCAAACGCAGGGAGATCCAGCACTCCATCACCAAGAAGCTGGAGAAGAGTGAACGGATCTTCAGGGAGAGACAGATCGCTCTAGAGAACTCGCGTTCCTTGGCCAGAGCCTCCTTCCAGATCCGGGATAAGGTGCGCTCCGAAATAAACACGAGGACTTTTGATAAGATGGCCCTTGAGGCTGAACTGCACGCCCACCTGGACAAAAAGTAG